In Gemmatimonadales bacterium, one DNA window encodes the following:
- a CDS encoding pitrilysin family protein, which translates to MRVLPILLVAIAVPLAAQQPKPRHPAPRPSHAAAAAPAPVRGPTVEGITEYDLANGLKVLLFPDSSKPTITVNIIYLVGSRYEGYGETGMAHLLEHMMFKGTPHHRNIPQELTEHGAQPNGTTWFDRTNYFETFAATDTNLTWALDLEADRMVNSFVAKHDLESEMTVVRNEYESGENDPFGVLMDRTLSTAYLWHNYGKATIGARSDIELVPIERLQSFYHRYYEPDNAVLVVAGKFDPAHTLQLVTSRFGSIPRPDRSGVLKIYPTYTVEPTQDGERSVTLRRVGDVQVVAAAYHVPAGSDSDYAAVDVLSEVLGSAPSGRLYKALVDTKKAADVGAIAFQFRDPSILYLYARVRLGDPLDSARAALERTVDSVIVTVPTAEEVERGKASLLRNIELNLNNSSRVGLQLSEWAAMGDWRLLFLYRDRLKAVTPAAVQRVASRYLVPSNRTLGLFIPTPAPVRAEIPPVPDVAALVRDYHGDTARVAGEAFDPSPANIEQRTTRSTLANGLQLALLPKRTRGQTVNAMLRLRYGSETAVTGKAEIADLAADMLLRGSLHHTRQQIKDSLDKLQARVNVFGGATSTSVMIETTRPRLPAVLGLLGEVLREPAFDSTEFRALVQENLAQIEEQKSEPTAIAFRTFQRRLGDYPKGDPRYVATLDELAASYAAATLEGVRRFYADFYGASNAELSVVGDFDAAQITQLVTARLGDWRSAQPYARVPQPYQARPDTTVVIETPDKANAMFVAGMNLHIRDDDPEYPALILGNYMLGGGFLNSRLAARIRQKEGLSYGVGSMLNAGAMDSSGTFAAYAIYAPQNVRKLATAFREEIDRALRDGFTATEVEQAKAGWLQSREVGRAQDQQLAGTLMSYLFYHRTLAYDADLERKVQALTVDQINAAIRRYLDPAKFVIVEAGDFAHHPAE; encoded by the coding sequence ATGCGCGTGCTGCCGATCCTGCTTGTTGCGATCGCCGTCCCCCTCGCCGCCCAGCAACCGAAGCCCCGACACCCCGCGCCGCGCCCGTCCCACGCCGCGGCGGCCGCACCGGCGCCGGTGCGCGGCCCGACGGTCGAGGGCATCACCGAGTACGACCTGGCGAACGGACTCAAGGTGCTGCTGTTCCCCGACTCGTCCAAGCCGACCATCACCGTGAACATCATCTACCTGGTGGGCTCGCGGTACGAGGGGTACGGCGAGACGGGAATGGCCCACCTGCTCGAGCACATGATGTTCAAGGGCACGCCGCATCACCGCAACATCCCGCAGGAGCTGACCGAGCACGGGGCGCAGCCGAACGGCACGACCTGGTTCGACCGCACCAACTACTTCGAGACGTTCGCGGCCACCGACACGAACCTGACCTGGGCGCTCGACCTCGAAGCGGACCGGATGGTCAACAGCTTCGTCGCCAAGCACGACCTCGAGTCCGAGATGACGGTGGTGCGCAACGAGTACGAGTCCGGCGAGAACGACCCGTTCGGGGTGCTGATGGACCGCACGCTCTCGACGGCGTACCTGTGGCACAACTACGGCAAGGCCACGATCGGCGCGAGGAGCGACATCGAGCTGGTGCCGATCGAGCGGCTGCAGTCGTTCTACCACCGCTACTACGAGCCCGACAACGCGGTGCTGGTCGTCGCCGGCAAGTTCGATCCGGCGCACACCCTGCAGCTCGTCACCAGCAGGTTCGGGAGCATCCCGCGGCCGGACCGCAGCGGCGTGCTCAAGATCTACCCGACCTACACGGTCGAGCCCACGCAGGACGGCGAGCGCAGCGTCACGCTGCGGCGGGTGGGCGACGTCCAGGTCGTCGCGGCCGCCTACCACGTCCCGGCGGGCTCGGACTCGGACTACGCCGCCGTGGACGTGCTGAGCGAGGTGCTCGGGAGCGCGCCCTCCGGGCGGCTGTACAAGGCGCTGGTGGACACCAAGAAGGCGGCGGACGTGGGCGCCATCGCGTTCCAGTTCCGCGACCCCAGCATCCTGTACCTCTACGCCCGGGTCCGGCTTGGCGACCCGCTGGACAGCGCGCGGGCGGCGCTCGAGCGCACGGTGGACTCGGTGATCGTCACGGTGCCGACGGCCGAGGAAGTCGAGCGCGGCAAGGCGTCCCTGCTGCGCAACATCGAGCTGAATCTCAACAACTCGTCGCGGGTCGGGCTGCAGCTGTCGGAATGGGCCGCGATGGGCGACTGGCGCCTGCTGTTCCTGTACCGCGACCGCCTGAAGGCCGTGACGCCGGCGGCGGTGCAGCGGGTCGCCAGCCGCTACCTGGTGCCGTCCAACCGGACGCTGGGGCTCTTCATCCCGACCCCGGCCCCGGTGCGCGCCGAGATTCCCCCGGTGCCGGACGTGGCCGCGCTGGTGCGCGACTATCACGGCGACACGGCGCGCGTGGCGGGCGAGGCGTTCGATCCGTCCCCGGCGAACATCGAGCAGCGCACCACGCGCTCGACGCTGGCGAACGGGCTGCAGCTGGCGCTGCTGCCCAAGCGCACCCGCGGTCAGACGGTCAACGCCATGCTGCGGCTGCGCTACGGCAGCGAGACGGCGGTGACCGGCAAGGCGGAGATCGCCGACCTGGCGGCGGACATGCTGTTGCGCGGCTCGCTCCACCACACCCGGCAGCAGATCAAGGACTCGCTCGACAAGCTGCAGGCGCGGGTGAACGTGTTCGGCGGCGCGACCTCGACCTCGGTCATGATCGAGACCACGCGGCCGAGGCTCCCGGCGGTGCTCGGCCTCCTGGGCGAGGTCCTGCGCGAGCCGGCGTTCGACTCGACCGAGTTCCGCGCGCTGGTCCAGGAGAACCTGGCCCAGATCGAGGAGCAGAAGAGCGAGCCCACGGCGATCGCCTTCCGGACCTTCCAGCGCCGCCTCGGCGACTACCCCAAGGGCGATCCCCGCTACGTCGCGACGCTGGACGAGCTGGCGGCCAGCTATGCCGCGGCGACGCTGGAGGGCGTGCGCCGGTTCTACGCCGACTTCTACGGCGCCTCCAACGCCGAGCTGTCGGTGGTGGGCGACTTCGACGCGGCGCAGATCACGCAGCTGGTGACCGCGCGCCTCGGCGACTGGCGCAGCGCGCAGCCGTACGCGCGCGTGCCGCAACCCTACCAGGCCCGTCCCGACACGACCGTCGTGATCGAGACCCCCGACAAGGCGAACGCGATGTTCGTCGCGGGCATGAACCTGCACATCCGCGACGACGATCCCGAGTACCCGGCGCTGATCCTCGGCAACTACATGCTGGGCGGGGGATTCCTCAACTCCCGGCTCGCCGCCCGCATCCGGCAGAAGGAGGGTCTGAGCTACGGCGTCGGCTCGATGCTCAACGCGGGAGCGATGGACTCGAGCGGCACCTTCGCCGCGTACGCGATCTACGCTCCCCAGAACGTCCGCAAGCTCGCGACCGCCTTCCGCGAGGAGATCGACCGGGCGCTCCGCGACGGGTTCACGGCCACCGAGGTCGAGCAGGCCAAGGCGGGGTGGCTGCAGTCGCGCGAGGTCGGACGGGCCCAGGATCAGCAGCTGGCGGGCACGCTGATGTCGTACCTGTTCTACCATCGCACCCTGGCCTATGACGCGGATCTCGAGCGGAAAGTCCAGGCGCTGACGGTGGACCAGATCAACGCGGCGATCCGCCGCTACCTCGACCCGGCGAAGTTCGTCATCGTGGAGGCCGGGGACTTCGCCCACCATCCGGCGGAGTGA
- a CDS encoding aldehyde dehydrogenase family protein → MPAKSKSAKKAAPSRAAAFHLTYATMFEPPEALHASYDRALAKVRSELGRDYPLLVGGEPRIAAEQFEDKSPIDTDWLLGRFQKGGVDDARAAIDAARKAFPAWRALPWQRRVRYLRAAAALINKRVFEFAAIDSLEVGKNRMEALGDVQETADLISYYCDQMERHDGYVTPMGRDPLRGFTASNTSLLSPYGVWVVISPWNFPVALSGGPSGAALLAGNTVVAKPATDTPWVGYFLARCFLDAGLPRGVYNFVTGPGGTLGEELITNPHVDGITFTGSFDVGMHIYRSFAGGKWPRPCIAEMGGKNATIVSRHADLDQAALGCYRSAFGLQGQKCSATSRIFVERPVKDQLTARLLALLERTNIGDPTVRENWLGPVANAAGARSYESYCAELRQAGTILFGGRRLTQGDLAKGYFCAPTLADNVPASHRLWREEMFLPIAMIAAVDSLDDAMRRANDVDYGLTAGFYGNQREAQWFFERIESGTCYANRPQGATTGAWPGLQPFGGWKGSGSTGKSAGGLYYLQQFMREQSRTLISEK, encoded by the coding sequence GTGCCTGCTAAGTCCAAGAGCGCCAAGAAGGCAGCCCCGAGCAGGGCTGCCGCCTTCCATCTCACGTACGCCACCATGTTCGAGCCGCCCGAGGCACTGCACGCGAGCTACGACCGGGCGCTCGCCAAGGTGCGCAGCGAGCTCGGCCGCGACTACCCGCTCCTCGTTGGCGGCGAGCCGCGCATCGCCGCCGAGCAGTTCGAGGACAAGAGCCCCATCGACACGGACTGGCTGCTGGGCCGGTTCCAGAAAGGCGGCGTGGACGACGCCCGGGCTGCGATCGACGCGGCGCGCAAGGCGTTCCCCGCCTGGCGTGCGCTCCCCTGGCAGCGGCGGGTGCGGTACCTGCGCGCCGCCGCCGCCCTGATCAACAAGCGCGTCTTCGAGTTCGCCGCGATCGATTCGCTGGAGGTCGGCAAGAACCGGATGGAGGCGCTGGGCGACGTGCAGGAGACGGCGGACCTCATCTCGTACTACTGCGACCAGATGGAGCGGCACGACGGCTACGTGACGCCGATGGGCCGCGATCCACTCCGGGGCTTCACGGCGTCCAACACCAGCCTGCTCAGTCCCTATGGCGTCTGGGTGGTGATCTCGCCGTGGAACTTCCCCGTGGCACTCTCGGGCGGGCCCTCGGGCGCGGCGCTGCTGGCCGGCAACACGGTGGTGGCCAAGCCCGCCACCGACACGCCGTGGGTCGGGTACTTCCTCGCGCGCTGCTTCCTCGACGCGGGCCTGCCCAGGGGCGTCTACAACTTCGTGACCGGGCCGGGAGGAACGCTCGGCGAGGAGCTGATCACCAACCCGCACGTGGACGGCATCACGTTCACCGGCTCGTTCGACGTGGGCATGCACATCTACCGCAGCTTCGCCGGCGGGAAGTGGCCCCGGCCGTGCATCGCCGAGATGGGCGGGAAGAACGCGACGATCGTCTCGCGCCATGCCGACCTCGACCAGGCGGCGCTCGGCTGCTACCGCTCGGCCTTCGGCCTGCAGGGCCAAAAGTGCTCGGCCACGAGTCGCATCTTCGTGGAGCGCCCGGTCAAGGACCAGCTGACGGCCCGCCTGCTCGCGCTGCTCGAGCGCACCAACATCGGCGACCCCACGGTGCGGGAGAACTGGCTCGGCCCGGTGGCCAATGCGGCCGGCGCCCGGAGCTACGAGAGCTACTGCGCGGAGCTGCGCCAGGCGGGGACGATCCTGTTCGGCGGCCGGCGGCTCACCCAGGGAGACCTGGCGAAGGGGTACTTCTGCGCGCCGACGCTGGCGGACAACGTGCCGGCGAGCCACCGGCTGTGGCGCGAAGAGATGTTCCTCCCCATCGCGATGATCGCCGCCGTGGACTCGCTCGACGACGCCATGCGCCGGGCCAACGACGTGGACTACGGCCTGACGGCCGGATTCTACGGGAACCAGCGGGAAGCGCAGTGGTTCTTCGAGCGGATCGAGTCCGGCACCTGCTACGCGAACCGGCCGCAGGGCGCGACCACCGGCGCCTGGCCGGGGCTGCAGCCGTTCGGCGGCTGGAAGGGGTCGGGCTCCACGGGCAAGTCGGCCGGCGGGCTGTACTACCTGCAGCAATTCATGAGAGAGCAGAGCAGGACGCTGATAAGTGAGAAGTGA
- a CDS encoding ABC transporter substrate-binding protein: protein MRTGVVLVAAALLAGCARRPAAPAAGGTMVIATTGDADVLLPPVTALETGINVSDLLFCRLAELKLGLNTVDDSGFRPVLARSWDHPDSLTIVFHLDPRAHWQDGTPVTAADVAFTFRTYRDSAVNAPLAPFLAPIASVAVRDSLTVAFRFRRWYPEQLYDATYHMRILPRHLLDTIPAARLASAPFARAPVGDGPYRFVSWRAGAEISLAADTAFFLGRPGLDRLMWRVSPDLAGAVSQLLAGEADAMEVIPARGQLERVQQSRDVRLVPYPSPFYAAVVFNLRRPPFADRDVRRAIAMAVDRQTVVRSVFGPFADLAVGAVSPMQAIWSDSIRQLPYDTAAAARLLDQRGWRRGAAGGMRARGGTPLQFDLLVPTSSQSRQQAAVILQDELRRLGVDVRIRPVEFTVMERRTVTGDFDAAIVSRTTDPSPASLLQWWSPGAGANIGGYADGTFESLTAAALRARTRADAAPRWRRALERLNDEAPAVFLFSPRNEAAVSTRIADVTIRPDAWLATVTGWHVREPPRAASDRGAPGP from the coding sequence GTGAGAACCGGCGTTGTGCTCGTGGCGGCCGCGCTGCTCGCCGGGTGCGCGAGACGACCTGCGGCACCGGCCGCCGGCGGCACGATGGTGATCGCCACGACGGGCGACGCCGACGTCCTCCTGCCGCCGGTCACCGCGCTCGAAACCGGCATCAACGTCTCCGACCTCCTGTTCTGCCGCCTAGCGGAGCTGAAGCTCGGCCTCAACACGGTGGACGACTCGGGCTTCCGCCCGGTGCTCGCCCGGAGCTGGGACCACCCCGACTCGCTCACGATCGTCTTCCACCTCGATCCCCGGGCGCACTGGCAGGACGGCACCCCGGTGACGGCGGCGGACGTGGCCTTCACGTTCCGGACCTACCGCGATTCGGCGGTGAACGCGCCGCTGGCGCCGTTTCTCGCGCCCATCGCGTCGGTCGCGGTCCGCGACAGCCTCACCGTGGCCTTCCGGTTCCGGCGCTGGTATCCGGAGCAGCTGTACGACGCGACCTATCACATGCGGATCCTGCCGCGGCATTTGCTCGACACGATCCCGGCGGCGCGGCTCGCGTCGGCCCCGTTCGCGCGCGCGCCGGTCGGCGACGGGCCGTACCGGTTCGTGAGCTGGCGGGCCGGCGCCGAGATCTCGCTCGCGGCCGACACCGCGTTCTTCCTCGGCAGGCCGGGGCTGGACCGGCTGATGTGGCGCGTGTCGCCCGACCTCGCCGGCGCGGTCAGCCAGCTGCTCGCGGGCGAGGCCGACGCCATGGAGGTGATCCCCGCCCGCGGGCAGCTGGAGCGCGTGCAGCAGTCGCGCGACGTGCGGCTCGTTCCGTACCCGTCCCCGTTCTACGCCGCCGTCGTGTTCAACCTGCGGCGGCCGCCGTTCGCGGACCGCGACGTGCGGCGCGCCATCGCGATGGCGGTGGACCGCCAGACCGTCGTGCGCTCGGTGTTCGGCCCGTTCGCCGACCTCGCGGTCGGCGCGGTCAGCCCGATGCAGGCGATCTGGAGCGATTCCATCCGCCAGCTCCCCTACGACACCGCCGCCGCGGCCCGCCTGCTCGACCAGCGCGGCTGGCGGCGTGGCGCGGCCGGCGGGATGCGCGCCCGGGGCGGGACGCCGCTGCAGTTCGACCTGCTGGTGCCGACCTCGAGCCAGTCGCGGCAGCAGGCCGCCGTGATCCTGCAGGACGAGCTCCGCCGCCTCGGCGTGGACGTGCGCATCCGGCCCGTGGAGTTCACGGTCATGGAGCGACGCACCGTGACCGGCGACTTCGATGCCGCGATCGTGTCCCGGACGACCGACCCGAGCCCGGCGTCCCTGCTGCAGTGGTGGAGCCCGGGCGCGGGCGCCAACATCGGCGGCTACGCCGACGGGACGTTCGAGTCGCTGACCGCGGCCGCCCTGCGCGCCCGCACGCGGGCGGACGCCGCGCCGCGCTGGCGGCGTGCGCTGGAGCGTCTCAACGACGAGGCGCCCGCGGTGTTCCTGTTCTCGCCGCGGAACGAGGCGGCCGTCAGCACGCGCATCGCCGACGTCACGATCCGGCCCGACGCCTGGCTCGCCACGGTCACCGGGTGGCACGTGCGCGAGCCGCCGCGCGCCGCGAGCGACCGGGGCGCCCCGGGACCGTAG